The Setaria viridis chromosome 6, Setaria_viridis_v4.0, whole genome shotgun sequence genome contains a region encoding:
- the LOC117861910 gene encoding zinc finger protein ZAT2, whose amino-acid sequence MATPLQPAASRSSPRPPPPPLPLPPPPPHHDTTLTLALALPPPALACALSPRPLQARRPRTDGAASSSSFARVRSSPTGDTLPCTECGKRFASWKALFGHMRCHPERQWRGITPPPHFRHGHHQQQHAVGAPPLAVAAAAAGQQFTVQEREIAASLLMLAGARTPGVGKGKKGVLASSSAKKKSYSTPASSPTAAAPPKCDDHKCSVCAREFATGQALGGHKRCHWEKACAEVMAVATPSSCSPLLATSEVAAAVVATTLDLNLPPPGTMPALPWKSDEDGSLNAALDLKLGY is encoded by the coding sequence ATGGCCACTCCGTTACAGCCTGCCGCGTCTCGTTCttctcctcgccctcctccgccgccgctgccgctaccgccgccgccgcctcaccacgACACGACGCTCACCCTGGCGCTCGCGTTGCCGCCTCCCGCGTTAGCCTGCGCGCTCTCTCCGAGGCCGCTGCAGGCGCGGAGGCCGCGGACGGAcggcgctgcctcctcctcctcgttcgCCAGGGTGCGGTCCTCGCCCACGGGGGACACGCTGCCGTGCACCGAGTGCGGCAAGCGGTTCGCGTCGTGGAAGGCGCTGTTCGGCCACATGCGGTGCCACCCGGAGCGGCAGTGGCGCGGgatcacgccgccgccgcacttccggcacggccaccaccagcagcagcacgccgtgggcgcgccgcccctcgccgtggcggcggcggccgcgggccaGCAGTTCACCGTGCAGGAGCGCGAGATCGCCGCGAGCCTGCTCATGCTCGCCGGCGCACGTACTCCCGGCGTCGGCAAGGGCAAGAAGGGCGTCCTCGCCTCGTCTAgcgcgaagaagaagagctacAGCACGCCGGCTTCttcgccgaccgccgccgcgccgcccaagTGCGACGACCACAAGTGCAGCGTCTGCGCTCGCGAGTTCGCCACCGGGCAGGCTCTCGGCGGGCACAAGCGGTGCCACTGGGAGAAGGCATGCGCAGAGGTGATGGCGGTTGCAACACCTAGCAGCTGCAGCCCGTTGCTGGCAACGTCAGAGGTGgctgcggcggtggtggccacCACGCTGGACCtcaacctgccgccgccggggacgatgCCGGCATTGCCATGGAAGAGCGATGAAGACGGCAGCTTGAACGCGGCGCTGGATTTGAAGCTTGGGTACTAG